Genomic DNA from Pedobacter africanus:
ATGGTTTTCCAATAGAACGTTCCGTAGAAAGCATTAACCCAAATGACGTAGAAAGCATTACTGTTTTGAAAGATGCGTCTGCAGCTTCTATATGGGGCGTAAGGGCTGCCAACGGTGTAATTGTAATCCAGACCAAGCGGGGGCAATCTGCTGTTAAGCCGCTAGACATCAGTTTTTCCTCTACCTTATCGCTTACACAAACTTCTGATCTGGCTAAACTACCCTATGCATCAACAGCTTCATTTATTGAGCTGGAGAAGTACAAGGTAGATAACAATCTTACTTTTTTTACCGGCAAACCACGCCCGGCCATCACACCGGTGGTAGATGCCTATTTAAACAATCCCTCTGGTGCTGCTGCCCTGGTAGGTCCGCTTCAGCAGATCAATTCGTACCAAGAGTTTAAGGATTTGTTCATGAGCCCTGCCAACAGGCAGCAATACGCCCTGAACATTGCGGGCAAAGGAGAAAAATCCACACATCGAGCATCATTCAGTTACGATAAGGTAAATGCCGAATTTAAACACAACAGCACAGAACGTCTGCTGGGCGATCTGTTTGAGACCCTGACGCTGCTTCCTTCCTTAAAGGCCGAACTGGGGCTGAACTTTGTGCTGAACAATACCAGGAACAACGGTATGGGTTTTAGCGATCTGAAAACGCTGCTGCCTTACCAGCGTATTGTTGGCGACAATGGCGTGTATCTGCCCCAGCCCCAAACCTTTTATCAGGGCGATAAAGATGCTTTGGTTGCATCGGGCTATCCCTATAACTGGAACTATAACCTGATGCAGGAGTACAACAATAAAGACAACAAAATAATTAGCAGTGGTTTAAATGCCACAGCAGGACTGAATTATAAGATTATGGAAGGGCTGTATGCCCTGGCTGCATACCAATACGAATCAGGAACTTCTACTGCTACAAATCTGTACAATGAAGAAAGCTATTTTACCCGGAATGCGGTTAACTTTTCTACTTCAGTTAAGAATAATGTCATCACTACTGGTATCCCCAAAGGGAGTATATACAGGGAAAGCATTGGCAGAACCTATTCGCACACTTTCAGGGGATTGCTGCGGTTTGATAACGAACTTACTCCTCAAAAGCACTACCTCTCGGCTATAGCCGGTATGGAGGTAAGGGCAGTAGGCAGCAAACTGTCTAACCAGACCAAATATGGCTACAATCCGCAGAGCCTGCAGTTTGCAAGGGTAAATTACAATACCATGTATACCGATATAAGGGGCAGCCAGCAGCTTATTCCGGATGAGACCATTTTCCAGGACAACCTAAACAGGTTTGTTTCTTTTTACTCAAATGCAGGGTATACCTATAACGACAGATATACTTTAAATGCAAGTGCCAGGCTGGATAAGACCAATCTTTTCGGCTCCAGCGATCAGTACAGAAATGTATGGTTGTGGTCTGCCGGGCTAAGTTGGCAGCTGCATAAAGAGGCTTTTTTGCAGCATTCCGTGTTCAATAGCCTGGTTTTGCGCGCCAGTTATGGTATCAATGGAAATGTAGACCGCAGTACCAGCCCTTACCTGATTGCCAATGTAGCAACAGACCAGCAAACCAATCAGCCTTATGCTTATGTCGCGAATCCTCAAAATCCGCTGCTGAGGTGGGAAAAAACTACAGTTACCAACCTGGGACTGGATTTTGCCCTGCTTAACGGAAGGTTAAGCGGTACGCTTGAGTATTATCATAAATTAAGTGATGACCTGCTGGGCAACGCTACGGTTAATGGTACTTATGGTTTTAACAATGCCTATATCAATTATGCCAGTATGAAAAACAGGGGGGCAGATGTACGTTTATCGGGCCAGATTTTAAACCGGAATTTTAAATGGAATGCAACCCTGAATTACAGCTACAATCAGAATACCGTTAAGCACGTAGATTTTCCACAGAAAACCGTAGGCTCATACCTGGCAGGTGTGGCACAGGAAGGCAAGCCGCTTGATTATTTGTACAGCTACAAATGGGCAGGACTTTCGGCAAATGGCTGGCCGCAGGTATTCAATGAAAAGGGGCAGGCTGTAGATTATAAAACAGATATGGCCAGTACACTGGCGTTGGTTTACCAGGGAACAGCAACGGCCCCTCATTATGGTGCGCTGATCAATGAATTCAGTTATAAGGGTTTCTCTGTACTTACCAATTTTACTTTTAAAATGGGCCATAAATTCAGGGTGCCCGTAATTCAATACGAGCCTATTGGCGATGCGGCACAAGTGCATAAAGATTGGGACCTAAGATGGAAAAAAGCAGGAGATGAGGCCTTCACCAATGTACCAGCTGCGCCAACTAGCATAACCGGGCTTAACGTATACGACAGGTATGCCAGGTATGCCGATATCCAGGTAGAAACAGCTTCACTTGTCCGCTTCAGGGAATTGCTGATCAACTATGCTTTTGATGCAAAACTTTTTAGAAAAACTCCCTTTACCAGGCTCAACCTTGGCTTGCAGGCGCGTAACCTGGCTACCTACAAATTCAACAAGGCAGGTCTGGACCCGGAGTACCTGGTGCAGGACAGGAACAATATTGTACTGCCGCCAAACCCGGAATATTCATTAATTATCAGAGCTAACTTTTAATGTCAAACAGGATGAAAAATATAAAATACATTTTGCTGCTTGGGGCCGTACTTATAAGCCTAACGTCATGCAAAAAATACCTGGACGTTGTGCCAA
This window encodes:
- a CDS encoding SusC/RagA family TonB-linked outer membrane protein, with translation MNFNQLVRAMKLTILLITVIVLQAAASGFAQNVTFNKRNATLRQLFTEIRKQTGYNVLWQREKVNADIKVDITFRNTPLAEVLKTALEPRLLTYSIVNKTVVVKPQEPSLIQKITRFFSAIDVKGTVTDAETGKAIPGVTITLKGTKRLVIADEQGNFIFSDVPEDGILVFSNIGYVSSEVNAAAKLMVKLVPFNQMLENVVVSTGYQSLPRERAAGSFGVIKQATLDKRSNVNILSYLEGQVPGLLTGADGRITIRGQSTLVNANKDPLIVLDGFPIERSVESINPNDVESITVLKDASAASIWGVRAANGVIVIQTKRGQSAVKPLDISFSSTLSLTQTSDLAKLPYASTASFIELEKYKVDNNLTFFTGKPRPAITPVVDAYLNNPSGAAALVGPLQQINSYQEFKDLFMSPANRQQYALNIAGKGEKSTHRASFSYDKVNAEFKHNSTERLLGDLFETLTLLPSLKAELGLNFVLNNTRNNGMGFSDLKTLLPYQRIVGDNGVYLPQPQTFYQGDKDALVASGYPYNWNYNLMQEYNNKDNKIISSGLNATAGLNYKIMEGLYALAAYQYESGTSTATNLYNEESYFTRNAVNFSTSVKNNVITTGIPKGSIYRESIGRTYSHTFRGLLRFDNELTPQKHYLSAIAGMEVRAVGSKLSNQTKYGYNPQSLQFARVNYNTMYTDIRGSQQLIPDETIFQDNLNRFVSFYSNAGYTYNDRYTLNASARLDKTNLFGSSDQYRNVWLWSAGLSWQLHKEAFLQHSVFNSLVLRASYGINGNVDRSTSPYLIANVATDQQTNQPYAYVANPQNPLLRWEKTTVTNLGLDFALLNGRLSGTLEYYHKLSDDLLGNATVNGTYGFNNAYINYASMKNRGADVRLSGQILNRNFKWNATLNYSYNQNTVKHVDFPQKTVGSYLAGVAQEGKPLDYLYSYKWAGLSANGWPQVFNEKGQAVDYKTDMASTLALVYQGTATAPHYGALINEFSYKGFSVLTNFTFKMGHKFRVPVIQYEPIGDAAQVHKDWDLRWKKAGDEAFTNVPAAPTSITGLNVYDRYARYADIQVETASLVRFRELLINYAFDAKLFRKTPFTRLNLGLQARNLATYKFNKAGLDPEYLVQDRNNIVLPPNPEYSLIIRANF